From a region of the Novipirellula artificiosorum genome:
- a CDS encoding type II secretion system protein has product MQTTKPHAFTLVEVLVVIVIIGILAGIGIPAVMMGIRGARQTAVKLEVNTLGQAVDAYLHEHGDYPPDGSDQAVIVRHMRKLFPRMAEPDLTLLDRLTDNSAAGAPTGATVFSPVAMDRAEALVFFLGGFSKDQQHPITGKGGPLELLPGASSDLTDLSNYQVNATRDNSFFDFKPERLTYGRVTDTSPLLSTDETLFGYVDALHGGNDLLPAYHADGDEDSPIVYFDSRTYGAIAVSSYNGYLSGLGEVGGVRPYKTELTIKTPANGTNYATEAEAFAAVPFHNPDTFQVISPGLDGVFGAAVNDPHGHTTPFPVHFVTETGRAVAPEYGSGVSSPDDLYVITSKGYQDRDMSSSISVNGHLDNAANFAEAATLEGEMQ; this is encoded by the coding sequence ATGCAAACCACTAAACCCCACGCCTTCACTCTTGTTGAAGTCCTCGTCGTGATCGTCATCATCGGAATCTTAGCCGGGATTGGGATTCCTGCGGTGATGATGGGCATCCGGGGTGCTCGTCAAACGGCGGTCAAGTTGGAAGTCAACACGCTCGGTCAAGCGGTGGACGCTTACTTGCACGAACATGGTGATTACCCGCCGGATGGCAGCGACCAAGCGGTCATCGTCCGTCACATGCGCAAGCTGTTTCCTCGTATGGCAGAGCCTGATTTGACGCTCTTGGACCGGTTGACGGACAACTCGGCGGCCGGTGCCCCGACGGGTGCGACGGTGTTCAGCCCCGTTGCGATGGACCGAGCCGAAGCGTTGGTCTTCTTTTTAGGGGGGTTCAGCAAGGATCAGCAGCACCCGATTACAGGCAAAGGGGGGCCGTTGGAGCTGCTGCCTGGAGCCAGCAGCGACCTCACCGATTTGTCAAACTACCAAGTCAATGCAACTCGCGACAATTCCTTCTTCGATTTCAAGCCGGAAAGATTGACTTATGGTCGTGTGACGGACACCAGCCCGCTGCTCAGCACGGATGAGACGTTGTTTGGCTATGTGGACGCGCTGCATGGTGGTAACGACTTGTTACCTGCCTATCACGCCGATGGAGATGAAGATTCACCGATTGTCTATTTTGACTCGCGGACGTACGGAGCCATTGCGGTCAGTAGCTACAACGGTTACCTGTCGGGGCTTGGAGAGGTGGGCGGCGTTCGGCCTTACAAGACCGAATTGACGATCAAAACGCCGGCCAACGGCACCAACTATGCGACGGAAGCGGAAGCGTTCGCTGCGGTTCCTTTCCACAACCCGGATACGTTCCAAGTCATTTCACCGGGGCTCGACGGGGTGTTTGGAGCGGCGGTCAACGATCCTCATGGGCACACGACGCCATTTCCGGTGCACTTCGTCACCGAAACCGGACGTGCGGTTGCACCCGAGTATGGATCGGGCGTGAGTAGTCCTGATGACTTGTATGTGATCACCAGCAAGGGATACCAGGACCGCGATATGTCCTCGAGTATTTCGGTCAATGGACACCTTGATAATGCCGCCAACTTTGCCGAAGCCGCAACGCTCGAAGGAGAGATGCAGTGA
- a CDS encoding type II secretion system F family protein — MPVYQFEAMDAAGQEIRDEIDAASEEEAQTTIRQMGYFVTKISVKKQAAGTAGGGKRKRGFAIGGAKTKHICAFTRQLSILQDAGLPILRSLKILENNQKGGKLKFALQDVCEEIEGGATLSEAMSKCPKVFSRLYVNMIKAGEAGGALETILQRLAEFLERAESLKKKVKGALIYPCVVVTVACLILTFIMLFIVPTFEKMFDEFGLKLPTPTVLLIAMSSYIANYWFLLIAMPVSLLIFVKFVRKFRHGRVGFDQFIIKVPIFGSLIEKNILARTTRTLGTLVSSGVPILEAINITRETSGNAMFERLFTKVNDQIREGEVISKPLREHSEPGFNPMAMFFWALFAAFPGAMVLSVAVTAAGTKIDDGVMVQNLMNMSLYMITGGVALACLFYMTKIKSRVVDDLVVNMVDVGEETGELDTMLYKVADTYDEEVRTLTDGLTAMMEPLMIVFLGFAVGFIVISLFMPLVDLITGLS; from the coding sequence ATGCCTGTTTACCAATTCGAAGCGATGGACGCGGCCGGACAAGAGATCCGGGACGAAATTGATGCTGCCAGCGAAGAAGAGGCGCAAACCACGATTCGCCAGATGGGATACTTCGTCACGAAGATTTCCGTCAAAAAGCAGGCGGCAGGAACCGCGGGGGGAGGCAAACGAAAACGTGGCTTCGCGATTGGGGGTGCCAAGACCAAGCACATCTGCGCGTTCACACGCCAATTATCGATTTTGCAAGATGCGGGGCTTCCGATTTTGCGTTCGCTAAAGATTTTGGAGAACAACCAAAAAGGGGGCAAACTAAAGTTTGCGCTGCAGGATGTTTGCGAGGAAATCGAAGGCGGAGCGACACTCAGCGAAGCGATGAGTAAATGCCCCAAGGTATTCAGTCGACTGTACGTCAACATGATCAAAGCGGGCGAGGCCGGTGGTGCACTCGAAACGATTCTGCAGCGGTTGGCGGAGTTCTTGGAGCGAGCCGAATCGCTGAAGAAGAAGGTGAAAGGTGCCTTGATTTACCCGTGCGTTGTGGTCACGGTCGCCTGTTTGATCTTGACCTTCATTATGTTGTTCATCGTGCCGACGTTTGAAAAGATGTTTGACGAGTTCGGTTTGAAATTACCGACGCCGACCGTGTTGCTGATCGCGATGAGCAGCTACATCGCGAACTATTGGTTCCTGCTGATCGCCATGCCGGTCAGCTTGCTGATCTTCGTCAAGTTTGTGCGTAAATTCCGACATGGTCGAGTTGGCTTTGACCAATTCATCATCAAGGTGCCGATCTTTGGCAGCTTGATCGAAAAGAACATTTTGGCTCGAACCACTCGAACACTCGGGACGCTGGTCAGTAGCGGCGTGCCCATTTTGGAAGCGATCAACATCACTCGCGAAACCTCGGGCAATGCGATGTTCGAACGTTTGTTCACGAAAGTCAACGATCAAATTCGCGAAGGCGAAGTGATCAGCAAACCGTTGCGCGAACACAGCGAGCCAGGGTTCAATCCGATGGCGATGTTCTTTTGGGCCTTGTTTGCAGCGTTCCCAGGGGCGATGGTGCTCAGCGTCGCCGTCACTGCGGCGGGAACCAAGATCGATGACGGCGTGATGGTCCAAAACCTGATGAATATGTCCTTGTACATGATCACCGGCGGCGTCGCTTTGGCATGCTTGTTCTACATGACAAAAATCAAATCAAGAGTCGTCGATGACCTGGTGGTCAACATGGTCGACGTCGGCGAAGAGACGGGCGAGCTTGACACGATGTTGTACAAGGTCGCCGATACCTATGACGAAGAAGTCCGTACGTTAACCGATGGATTAACCGCCATGATGGAACCCTTGATGATCGTGTTCCTGGGGTTCGCGGTCGGATTCATCGTGATCAGCCTATTCATGCCGCTGGTCGACTTGATCACAGGGCTTAGCTAG
- a CDS encoding Uma2 family endonuclease: MHLTIELPNRSETLASNRERWAEVLADRELAVHGYRVETNAFGQVIMTPPAGGPHSSRQSQIAYWLQNRRGGRGLVECPISTSDGVRAADVGWYSVERYAHVRGQLAFELAPEICVEVESPRNTELELRIKRQLYFDAGAQECWQCDLEGRMSYYLSTDPETKRNQSTLCPDFPNTIED; encoded by the coding sequence ATGCACCTCACCATCGAATTACCGAACCGCAGCGAAACGTTAGCGAGCAATCGCGAGCGTTGGGCTGAGGTCTTGGCAGACCGAGAGTTGGCGGTGCATGGTTATCGAGTGGAGACGAATGCTTTTGGACAAGTCATCATGACACCACCGGCAGGCGGACCGCATAGCAGTCGGCAGAGTCAGATTGCTTATTGGTTGCAGAATCGACGCGGAGGCCGGGGCTTGGTGGAATGTCCAATTTCAACAAGCGACGGGGTCCGAGCGGCCGATGTCGGTTGGTACTCCGTCGAGCGATACGCTCACGTCCGAGGCCAGTTGGCATTTGAGCTCGCGCCAGAAATTTGCGTGGAAGTCGAGAGCCCACGGAATACCGAACTCGAGCTAAGGATCAAACGACAATTGTACTTTGACGCGGGCGCCCAAGAGTGTTGGCAGTGCGATCTCGAAGGCCGCATGAGTTACTACCTGTCGACCGATCCTGAAACGAAACGAAACCAGTCAACGCTTTGTCCCGATTTCCCCAACACGATTGAAGATTGA
- a CDS encoding type II secretion system protein codes for MRLRSVVIDRSRSRHHDSPAFGFTLVEILMVMAILSIMGAMVVTAVRGVTTSARKARTQSIIASIDSVLQEQYESYKYRAFSVEIPDLYDVARQTGSEVGFEVLSTEAARMRLIMNRDLQRMELPDRVADIKELVVGGPVAASLTAAANPVMIDTSDLDGDGDTEEIIGTRADLTSRKSFSVNWYDRGNNLPSRTASYRNRMSPTWVSITAADRALAETHQGAECLYLIMASSFVGGTPAIDAIPSSNIGDTDGDGMLEILDGWGQPLGFVRWPVGIVDTEASVDITNPDDFDLFRTDFSYAVGATPTSVEAMYVNSIPQARWKPWSIRPLVVSAGADGEFGITFNPVTAVSNGSVEQTGYSYVAPAWNWPADTDHMGIEVGGRSASIAYPDPYLRQFIANNLDSGIFTGKLPGQNLDGATEQENRADNVSNYQLQASQ; via the coding sequence GTGAGACTTCGATCTGTAGTGATCGACCGAAGCCGATCTCGGCACCACGATTCACCAGCGTTCGGTTTTACGCTCGTCGAGATTCTGATGGTGATGGCGATCTTAAGCATTATGGGGGCCATGGTCGTGACCGCAGTCCGCGGCGTGACGACCAGTGCTCGCAAGGCGCGAACCCAATCGATTATCGCGTCGATTGATAGTGTGTTGCAGGAACAATACGAGTCGTACAAGTATCGCGCGTTTTCGGTCGAGATTCCCGATCTCTATGACGTCGCTCGGCAAACGGGCAGCGAAGTCGGTTTTGAAGTGTTGTCCACCGAGGCGGCAAGGATGCGGTTGATCATGAACCGAGATTTGCAGCGCATGGAGTTGCCTGATCGGGTCGCGGATATCAAAGAGCTTGTCGTGGGCGGGCCTGTGGCTGCGTCCCTGACCGCCGCCGCCAACCCGGTCATGATTGACACCTCTGACCTCGATGGGGATGGTGATACCGAAGAGATTATTGGGACTCGAGCGGACCTGACGAGCCGTAAGTCCTTTTCCGTCAATTGGTACGATCGGGGAAATAATTTGCCCAGCCGTACCGCTTCGTACCGCAATCGCATGTCACCCACTTGGGTGTCGATCACAGCGGCGGATCGCGCACTGGCGGAAACGCACCAAGGGGCCGAGTGCCTGTACCTGATCATGGCGAGTTCCTTCGTTGGCGGAACCCCGGCGATCGACGCGATTCCAAGCTCGAACATCGGAGACACCGACGGTGACGGGATGCTCGAGATCCTCGACGGCTGGGGCCAACCACTCGGGTTCGTTCGTTGGCCCGTTGGAATTGTCGATACGGAAGCATCCGTTGACATCACCAACCCCGATGACTTCGATCTGTTTCGCACTGATTTTTCCTACGCGGTGGGTGCGACGCCGACGAGCGTGGAAGCCATGTATGTTAATTCCATTCCGCAAGCACGCTGGAAACCTTGGTCCATCCGGCCCTTGGTCGTTTCCGCTGGTGCGGACGGGGAATTCGGAATCACCTTCAACCCGGTTACAGCCGTCAGCAACGGTAGCGTCGAGCAGACCGGCTACAGTTATGTTGCTCCCGCATGGAACTGGCCCGCTGACACCGATCACATGGGGATTGAAGTGGGCGGCCGAAGCGCGTCGATCGCTTACCCTGATCCCTACTTGCGTCAGTTCATCGCGAATAACTTGGATTCAGGGATCTTCACCGGTAAGCTGCCGGGCCAAAATCTCGACGGAGCAACGGAGCAAGAGAATCGCGCGGACAACGTTTCAAACTACCAATTGCAGGCGTCACAATGA